The following proteins are encoded in a genomic region of Pseudomonadota bacterium:
- a CDS encoding farnesyl diphosphate synthase: MPNAPDQASALDTYRTRIGAALERCLPPADSTPCRLHEAMRYVVLGPGKRVRPALCYATGETLGIPLSQLDGAACAVELIHAYSLVHDDLPAMDDDDLRRGKPTCHRAFDEATAILVGDALQALAFECLCQQAAGLNTKACVRMIKTLAVACGSVGMVGGQAMDLAAEASRPELTALQQIHERKTGALIRASVLMAADAALAPDDPNYQRLEQFACHIGLAFQIQDDILDVTADTATLGKRQGADEAREKATYPALLGLEKTRQKFHACYQNALLELEHFGAAAKPLKELSGYLLSRDR; encoded by the coding sequence ATGCCAAACGCCCCGGATCAGGCTTCCGCGCTGGACACCTACCGAACGCGGATCGGCGCCGCACTGGAACGCTGTCTGCCGCCGGCCGACTCGACACCGTGCCGCCTTCACGAGGCCATGCGCTATGTCGTTTTGGGCCCGGGCAAGCGCGTTCGGCCAGCGTTGTGCTACGCCACCGGGGAAACACTCGGTATTCCACTGAGCCAGCTCGACGGAGCCGCCTGCGCGGTGGAACTGATACATGCCTACTCGCTGGTGCACGACGACCTCCCGGCCATGGACGATGACGACCTGCGGCGTGGAAAACCCACATGCCATAGAGCATTCGATGAAGCCACGGCGATTCTGGTGGGCGATGCGCTACAAGCCCTGGCGTTTGAATGCCTGTGCCAACAAGCGGCTGGGCTGAATACAAAAGCCTGCGTGCGAATGATCAAAACTCTGGCTGTTGCCTGTGGATCGGTGGGCATGGTCGGCGGGCAGGCCATGGATCTGGCGGCCGAAGCGTCCCGCCCGGAATTGACAGCACTACAACAAATTCACGAGCGTAAAACCGGGGCACTCATTCGGGCATCTGTGTTGATGGCCGCGGATGCCGCACTGGCGCCGGACGACCCCAACTACCAGCGGCTGGAGCAATTTGCCTGCCACATTGGCTTGGCGTTTCAAATACAAGATGACATTTTGGATGTCACTGCCGACACGGCAACGCTGGGGAAACGCCAAGGCGCCGACGAGGCTCGCGAAAAAGCCACTTACCCGGCGTTGTTGGGGCTGGAGAAGACCCGCCAGAAGTTTCACGCCTGCTACCAGAACGCCTTATTGGAACTCGAACACTTCGGCGCAGCAGCAAAACCCTTGAAGGAATTAAGCGGCTACCTGCTTTCGCGGGACCGCTAA
- a CDS encoding exodeoxyribonuclease VII small subunit → MSDKPNGSDFEHALAELEKLVEDLEKGELPLEQSLSQFERGIALTRTCQRALQNAEQKVRVLAETDGEQTLTPFEPEEN, encoded by the coding sequence GTGAGCGACAAACCAAACGGTAGCGATTTTGAGCATGCGCTAGCCGAGCTGGAAAAACTGGTCGAAGACCTGGAAAAAGGCGAGTTGCCGCTGGAGCAATCACTCAGTCAGTTTGAACGCGGGATCGCACTCACGCGCACCTGCCAGCGCGCGCTGCAAAACGCGGAACAAAAAGTTCGCGTGCTCGCGGAAACGGACGGCGAACAAACGCTCACACCTTTCGAACCGGAAGAAAACTGA
- a CDS encoding rubrerythrin family protein, giving the protein MELKESTTFENLKAAFAGESQANRRYLYFAAKADVEGYNDVATVFRSTAEGETGHAHGHLEYMEPVGDPATGLPIGGTADNLKAAIAGETHEYTDMYPGMAKTAREEGFDEIADWFETLAKAERSHANRFQKALDNLEA; this is encoded by the coding sequence ATGGAACTGAAAGAAAGCACCACTTTTGAGAATCTCAAGGCCGCATTTGCCGGCGAATCGCAAGCCAATCGCCGCTATCTGTATTTCGCCGCCAAGGCGGATGTCGAAGGCTACAATGACGTGGCCACGGTTTTTCGTTCCACGGCCGAAGGCGAAACCGGCCATGCCCATGGCCACCTCGAATATATGGAACCCGTGGGCGATCCCGCTACCGGCCTGCCCATCGGTGGTACGGCCGATAATTTGAAAGCGGCGATTGCCGGGGAGACCCACGAGTACACCGATATGTATCCCGGCATGGCGAAGACCGCGCGTGAGGAAGGTTTCGATGAAATCGCGGACTGGTTCGAAACGCTGGCCAAGGCCGAGCGCTCCCATGCCAATCGTTTTCAGAAGGCGCTGGATAATCTGGAAGCCTAG
- a CDS encoding heterodisulfide reductase-related iron-sulfur binding cluster, whose protein sequence is MSDPKNPFREGSLEAPTRHPLNWQDPEFYNESSLFEELERVFDICHGCRRCFNLCHAFPTLFDAIDESDSGELDGVDRSVYWDVVDHCYLCDMCYMSKCPYVPPHPWNVDFPHLMLRAKAVKYHKGESRLRDRVLTSTDLVGRLAGIPVVAEAVNAANRSAVFRQGLESVLGVHRDAPIPAYHSKTLRKRLSNRVPAAVSARPTEDTRGRVALFATCYGNRNHPDLGGDLVAVFEHNGIPVTLVDKEQCCGMPKLELGDLEAVRRAKEANIPGLLAMIEAGWDIVAPVPSCVLMFKQELPLMFPDDPDVRTVQAHFFDPFDYLMRRRRAGELKLDFKQSLGKVSYHVPCHLRVQNIGLKTRDILALVPDTQVEVIERCSGHDGTYAVKKEYYDTARKIAKPVVTKVHKAAPDHFGSDCPMAGVQIAHGLEGRPAPEHPMRMLRVAYGI, encoded by the coding sequence ATGAGTGATCCGAAAAATCCGTTCCGCGAGGGGAGCCTGGAGGCCCCGACCCGGCACCCTCTCAACTGGCAGGATCCCGAGTTCTACAACGAGTCGTCGTTGTTTGAAGAACTCGAACGGGTGTTCGACATTTGCCATGGTTGCCGCCGCTGCTTCAATCTCTGCCATGCTTTCCCGACCCTGTTCGATGCGATCGATGAGTCCGACTCGGGGGAACTCGACGGGGTCGACCGGTCGGTCTACTGGGACGTGGTGGACCACTGCTATCTGTGTGACATGTGCTACATGAGCAAGTGCCCCTACGTTCCGCCTCATCCGTGGAATGTGGATTTTCCGCATCTCATGTTGCGTGCCAAGGCCGTGAAGTATCACAAAGGCGAATCCCGGCTGCGGGACCGGGTTTTGACTTCAACCGACCTCGTCGGTCGTTTGGCCGGAATTCCAGTGGTGGCTGAGGCGGTCAATGCCGCCAATCGCTCGGCTGTATTTCGTCAAGGTTTGGAGAGCGTGCTCGGTGTCCATCGGGATGCGCCCATACCGGCCTACCACAGCAAGACGCTGCGCAAGCGCCTGTCCAACCGCGTCCCAGCGGCCGTTTCCGCCCGGCCGACTGAGGATACCCGTGGCCGCGTTGCCTTGTTTGCCACCTGCTATGGCAACCGCAACCATCCGGACTTGGGCGGTGATCTGGTGGCGGTCTTCGAGCACAACGGGATCCCCGTCACGTTGGTGGACAAAGAGCAATGTTGCGGCATGCCTAAGCTCGAACTGGGTGATTTAGAGGCCGTTCGGCGCGCCAAAGAGGCGAATATTCCAGGTCTGCTGGCGATGATCGAAGCCGGGTGGGACATCGTCGCGCCGGTTCCCAGTTGCGTGTTGATGTTCAAACAGGAGTTACCACTGATGTTTCCGGACGATCCGGATGTCCGGACCGTACAGGCACACTTTTTTGATCCGTTCGATTACCTGATGCGACGGCGCCGGGCCGGTGAACTCAAGCTGGATTTCAAACAATCCTTGGGCAAAGTGAGCTATCACGTGCCGTGTCATCTGCGGGTTCAGAATATCGGTTTGAAGACCCGGGATATTTTGGCCCTGGTGCCCGACACGCAAGTCGAGGTCATCGAGCGTTGTTCGGGGCACGATGGCACCTACGCGGTCAAAAAGGAGTATTACGATACGGCGCGTAAAATCGCTAAACCGGTGGTGACGAAAGTTCATAAAGCAGCGCCTGATCATTTCGGTAGTGATTGCCCCATGGCCGGCGTGCAGATCGCCCACGGATTGGAGGGACGGCCGGCGCCGGAGCACCCGATGCGGATGCTCCGCGTGGCCTACGGTATCTGA
- a CDS encoding DUF3501 family protein yields the protein MAALTRAELYSLEQYAEIRDEFRRRVMAHKQNRSVQLGPNARLLFEDRLTIQYQIQEMLRAERIFETAGIQEELAAYNPLIPDGTNWKATLMIEFPDPAERQQRLKALIGVEDKVWVRVEGFDPVRAIADEDLDRETEEKTSSVHFLRFELSPEQVQAVRSGSAIAMGIDHPQYRHAADPIPSNVARSLAEDLAG from the coding sequence ATGGCAGCATTGACCCGGGCGGAGTTGTACTCGCTGGAACAATACGCCGAGATACGGGACGAATTTCGGCGTCGGGTGATGGCGCACAAGCAAAATCGCTCGGTGCAACTCGGACCCAATGCCCGGCTGTTGTTTGAGGATCGATTGACCATTCAGTATCAGATACAGGAAATGCTGCGGGCCGAGCGTATTTTCGAGACTGCCGGTATTCAGGAAGAACTCGCCGCTTACAACCCGCTGATTCCCGATGGCACCAACTGGAAAGCCACGCTGATGATCGAATTCCCCGATCCCGCCGAGCGTCAGCAGCGACTCAAAGCGTTGATCGGTGTCGAAGACAAGGTGTGGGTTCGCGTGGAGGGTTTCGATCCCGTCCGGGCGATTGCCGATGAGGATCTGGACCGGGAAACGGAGGAGAAAACCTCGTCGGTGCATTTTCTTCGCTTCGAGTTGTCACCAGAACAGGTGCAAGCTGTGCGGAGTGGTTCGGCTATTGCTATGGGGATCGATCATCCCCAGTATCGACATGCAGCCGATCCCATCCCCTCCAACGTGGCCCGGTCGCTGGCGGAGGACTTGGCGGGTTGA
- the parE gene encoding DNA topoisomerase IV subunit B — protein MSQDYNAAAIEVLSGLDPVRRRPGMYTDIARPNHLAQELIDNSVDEAIAGHARQIDVVLFADGSLEVRDDGRGMPVDEHPEERVPGVELILTRLHAGGKFSDRAYRYAGGLHGVGVSVVNALSSRLDVHIRRDGRLWEMRFADGVKQSELTVVDTVRKQDTGTTVRFWPDGQFFDTAQFSVSRLKQVLRAKAVLCPGLNIRFSNEATGEQCTWMYQDGLKDYLADALASFDRLPPELFVGSTQEEVYELEWALCWLPAEGQPVAESYVNLIPTPQGGTHVNGLRSGLTDAIREFCEFRNLLPRGVKISPEDVWERISFVLSLKLKEPQFSGQTKERLASRVAAGYVSTTVKDAFSLWLNQHTDVGERLATLAVERAQARLRASKQVVRKRVATGPALPGKLADCVTSDLNHSELFLVEGDSAGGSAKQARARDTQAVMPLRGKILNTWEVAVGQVLASQEVHDISVAIGVEPGSNRLEGLRYGKICILADADSDGRHIATLLCALFLRHFRPLVAAGHVYVAMPPLYRIDVGKAVHYALDDAERDALLEQLLAEDSRRKPVVTRFKGLGEMSPAQLRETTMQPDTRRLIQLTLDEEVDDEHVLDMLLAKKRAADRRAWLQRKGNLATVSV, from the coding sequence ATGAGTCAAGATTACAATGCAGCAGCCATTGAGGTGCTCAGTGGCTTGGACCCTGTCCGGCGTCGGCCGGGTATGTATACCGACATCGCGCGACCCAACCACCTTGCTCAAGAACTCATTGACAACAGCGTCGACGAAGCCATCGCGGGTCATGCCCGCCAGATAGACGTTGTTCTTTTTGCCGATGGCTCGCTGGAAGTTCGCGACGATGGCCGCGGTATGCCCGTGGATGAGCACCCCGAGGAGCGTGTTCCAGGTGTCGAACTGATTCTCACGCGGCTGCATGCGGGCGGTAAGTTTTCGGACAGAGCCTATCGCTACGCCGGTGGTCTGCATGGGGTCGGCGTGTCCGTCGTGAACGCCTTGTCCAGCCGGCTCGACGTGCACATTCGTCGCGACGGTCGCCTGTGGGAAATGCGTTTTGCCGACGGTGTCAAGCAATCCGAGTTGACGGTTGTCGATACCGTCCGGAAGCAAGACACCGGCACCACGGTGCGATTCTGGCCCGATGGCCAGTTTTTCGACACGGCCCAGTTCTCCGTCTCCCGACTCAAGCAAGTGCTGCGCGCCAAGGCGGTGCTTTGTCCGGGGTTGAATATCCGCTTTTCCAATGAGGCCACGGGTGAACAGTGCACCTGGATGTATCAGGATGGTCTCAAGGACTATCTCGCGGATGCGCTTGCCTCGTTTGACCGTCTACCCCCAGAACTTTTTGTCGGCAGCACTCAGGAAGAGGTCTACGAGCTCGAGTGGGCTTTATGCTGGCTGCCGGCAGAAGGTCAGCCCGTGGCGGAAAGTTATGTAAATCTCATCCCGACACCCCAGGGCGGAACCCATGTGAACGGGTTACGCTCCGGTTTGACCGATGCGATCCGGGAGTTTTGCGAGTTCCGCAATCTATTGCCCCGCGGCGTCAAAATCAGCCCGGAAGACGTTTGGGAGCGAATCAGCTTCGTCCTTTCCTTGAAGCTGAAAGAACCGCAGTTTTCCGGACAAACCAAGGAGCGTTTGGCCTCCCGTGTCGCTGCAGGATATGTTTCCACTACGGTCAAAGACGCGTTCAGTCTCTGGTTGAATCAGCACACCGACGTTGGTGAGCGGTTGGCGACACTGGCAGTGGAACGAGCGCAGGCGCGTCTGCGGGCCAGTAAGCAAGTGGTCCGCAAACGTGTTGCCACGGGACCGGCGTTGCCCGGCAAGCTGGCCGATTGCGTCACCAGCGACTTGAATCACAGCGAGTTGTTTTTGGTGGAAGGGGATTCGGCCGGTGGCTCGGCGAAGCAGGCCCGGGCGCGAGACACCCAGGCTGTGATGCCGCTGCGGGGGAAAATTCTTAATACCTGGGAAGTGGCCGTCGGTCAGGTGTTGGCCTCACAAGAAGTCCATGACATCTCAGTGGCCATCGGCGTGGAGCCCGGATCGAATCGCCTCGAGGGGCTGCGTTACGGCAAGATCTGCATTCTGGCCGATGCCGACTCGGACGGACGGCACATTGCGACCTTGTTGTGTGCCCTGTTCCTGCGTCATTTCAGGCCTCTGGTTGCCGCCGGCCATGTCTACGTGGCGATGCCGCCACTCTATCGCATCGATGTGGGCAAAGCCGTGCACTATGCGCTGGACGATGCCGAGCGCGATGCTTTATTGGAGCAGTTGCTCGCCGAGGACAGTCGTAGGAAACCCGTTGTTACCCGATTCAAAGGATTGGGTGAAATGAGCCCGGCTCAACTCCGGGAAACCACGATGCAACCGGATACCCGTCGGCTCATTCAATTGACGTTGGATGAGGAAGTGGACGACGAACACGTCCTGGATATGTTGCTGGCCAAGAAACGTGCCGCCGATCGGCGTGCCTGGCTGCAACGCAAAGGCAACCTGGCCACCGTATCGGTTTAA
- the parC gene encoding DNA topoisomerase IV subunit A, producing the protein MNDIPFADSEGVERQGLAQFTEQAYLDYAMYVILDRALPNVADGLKPVQRRILYAMSELGLSAGAKPKKSARTVGDVLGKFHPHGDQACYEAMVLMAQPFSFRYPFVFGQGNWGSPDDPKSFAAMRYTEARLTPYAATLLSELGQGTVDWQPNFDGTLQEPELLPARLPNVLLNGSTGIAVGMATDVPPHNLREVAQACIALLEQPEADPEVIFQHIHGPDFPTGAEIITPPEDLRQIYLSGSGSIRMRARFHLEAGTIVITELPYQVSGAKVLEQIATQMRARKLPLLEDLRDESDHEHPTRLVLVPRSRRVDSDSLMNHLFATTDLERAYRVNLNMIGLDGRPEVKSLHGILREWLQYRLTTVRRRLAYRLDKVLARLHVLDGLIVAYLNLDEVIRIIREEDEPKAALIARFGLTDAQAEAILELKLRHLARLEEVKIRAEQGELAAERDSLEQTLASDKQLRQLVRGEIAADMERYGDERRSPLVLRDAARALDATELTPSEPITVVLSQRGWIRAAKGNDVDPVGLSYKAGDGFAHAATGRSNQVAVILDQEGRCYSVPAHTLPSARSQGEPVSGRVDAPSGAAFVGVAIGEEQARCLLATDAGYGFIAKLADMQARNRSGKRVLTVPAGGAALAPVPVLVGATLIAAATDQGRLLVFELNDLPELARGKGNKIVSLTARNQPAARLVDIAVLGDDDSLTVVSRGRRMRIKPADLVNYRRQRGQRGTLLPRGWQSVDALEVGA; encoded by the coding sequence GTGAACGACATCCCATTTGCAGATTCCGAGGGCGTGGAGCGCCAAGGCCTGGCTCAGTTTACCGAGCAGGCTTATTTGGATTACGCCATGTACGTGATCCTGGATCGTGCCTTGCCCAACGTGGCGGACGGGCTGAAACCTGTTCAGCGGCGCATCCTTTACGCCATGTCCGAGCTTGGCCTTAGCGCGGGCGCCAAACCGAAGAAATCGGCTCGCACCGTGGGCGACGTGCTCGGCAAGTTTCACCCGCACGGCGACCAAGCCTGCTACGAAGCCATGGTGCTGATGGCGCAGCCTTTCAGTTTCCGCTATCCGTTCGTTTTCGGGCAGGGGAACTGGGGCTCGCCGGATGATCCCAAGTCGTTCGCGGCCATGCGTTATACCGAGGCCCGATTGACGCCCTATGCTGCGACCTTGCTGTCGGAGCTCGGTCAGGGGACGGTCGACTGGCAGCCGAATTTCGACGGCACGCTGCAGGAACCGGAGCTGTTGCCCGCCCGTTTACCCAACGTCTTGCTGAATGGTTCCACTGGCATCGCTGTGGGGATGGCCACTGATGTTCCACCCCACAATCTGCGTGAAGTGGCACAGGCCTGCATTGCTTTGTTGGAACAGCCCGAGGCTGACCCGGAGGTCATTTTTCAGCACATCCATGGCCCGGATTTCCCCACGGGGGCGGAGATCATCACGCCGCCGGAAGACTTGCGGCAGATTTACCTAAGCGGTTCCGGATCGATCAGAATGCGGGCCCGTTTTCACCTCGAAGCCGGCACGATCGTTATCACTGAACTGCCGTATCAGGTGTCCGGAGCCAAGGTCTTGGAGCAGATTGCCACGCAAATGCGCGCACGCAAGCTGCCGTTGTTGGAAGACTTGCGCGACGAATCCGATCATGAACACCCGACCCGGTTGGTCCTGGTGCCACGTTCTCGTCGTGTCGACAGCGATAGCCTGATGAACCATTTGTTCGCCACCACCGATCTGGAACGCGCCTACCGCGTTAATCTCAACATGATCGGACTGGACGGTCGGCCTGAGGTTAAAAGTCTCCATGGGATACTGCGGGAGTGGTTGCAGTATCGGTTAACCACCGTTCGAAGACGCTTGGCGTATCGCCTGGACAAAGTATTGGCGCGGCTTCACGTGCTCGATGGCTTGATCGTTGCCTATTTGAATTTAGACGAAGTCATTCGGATCATTCGCGAAGAAGACGAGCCCAAAGCGGCCTTGATCGCGCGATTCGGACTCACTGATGCTCAGGCCGAGGCCATCTTGGAACTCAAGCTGCGCCATCTTGCGCGGCTGGAAGAAGTCAAAATTCGCGCCGAGCAGGGAGAACTGGCGGCGGAGCGGGATAGCCTGGAACAAACATTAGCCTCGGACAAGCAGCTTCGTCAGCTGGTTCGTGGTGAGATTGCCGCGGATATGGAGCGTTACGGCGACGAGCGCCGCTCGCCTTTGGTCTTGCGTGACGCGGCGCGCGCGTTGGACGCCACGGAGCTGACGCCCAGTGAACCGATTACGGTGGTGCTTTCGCAGCGCGGCTGGATTCGGGCGGCCAAAGGCAACGATGTGGATCCAGTCGGGCTGAGTTACAAAGCGGGCGATGGTTTTGCCCATGCCGCTACAGGCCGCAGTAATCAGGTGGCCGTCATCCTGGATCAGGAAGGGCGCTGTTACAGCGTGCCGGCCCATACACTGCCCTCCGCCCGCAGCCAGGGCGAGCCTGTTTCCGGTCGGGTGGATGCCCCATCCGGCGCCGCTTTCGTAGGTGTGGCTATTGGCGAGGAGCAGGCCCGTTGTCTGTTGGCGACCGATGCCGGTTACGGATTCATCGCCAAACTCGCTGATATGCAAGCGCGGAACCGATCCGGAAAGCGCGTGTTGACGGTTCCGGCGGGAGGCGCTGCGCTAGCGCCGGTCCCAGTGCTTGTGGGCGCTACCTTAATTGCCGCGGCCACCGATCAAGGGCGGTTGCTGGTTTTCGAGTTGAACGATTTACCGGAGCTTGCGCGAGGTAAGGGCAATAAAATCGTGTCACTGACCGCTCGAAATCAGCCGGCAGCCCGTTTGGTGGATATTGCGGTGTTGGGTGACGACGACTCGCTGACCGTGGTCAGTCGGGGGCGGCGGATGCGAATCAAACCGGCCGATTTGGTCAACTATCGGCGCCAACGCGGCCAGCGCGGAACGCTCTTGCCCCGCGGCTGGCAGTCAGTCGATGCGCTTGAAGTGGGTGCTTGA